CGTGAAGCCGGTTGTGCCCTCTTCGGTCGTGGACGTGCACCATTTCGCCGTAGTCGATATTGTCCGAGTTGGCGGAGATTTCTCTGAGCAGTTCCAGGTTTTCGCCGATCATGGCGGCGACGTTTTCGATCGTATAAATGTGCATCGAACGAGCCATCATACAGCCTTCTGCAGTGCGGAACCTGCTGGGAGCATATTCCATGGCAACAGATCTTCCAGCCTGTCTATTGGGTAATCCTTGATCCGGGTTAGGACGTCCGTGAGGTAGATTTCGGGATTGTGGCCATGCAGTTTGGCCGTTTCGATGATGGTCAGGATATTGGCGATGCGCTCTCCGCCCTTGTCCGAGCCGGCGAAGAGCCAGTTCTTACGGCCAATCCCGAGGGGGCGCATCGCACGTTCGGCTATATTGTTGTCGATTTCGACACGGCCGTCGTCGATGTAAACGCTCAATGCGTCCCATCGCGAGAGTGCGTATCGCATCGCTTCCGCCAGCTTCTGTTTCTGCGGCAACGTCGGAAGCGTATCCTCGATCCACACCTTCAAGTCCCTCAGGATGGGCCTGGCATGTTCCTGGCGCAGTGCGCGTCGCTCATCAGCCGGAATGCCGTGGATACGATCCTCGATATCGTAGAGCGCGCCGATGTGCGTCAGCGCCTCCCCGGCGATCGGTGATGGCTTGAGTTTGATCACGTCATGGAACTTGCGGCGCACATGCGCCATGCACGCGGCCTCGATGATCTGATTGCCGTAAAGCTTCTTATAGCCACCATAGCCATCCGCATGCATCACGCCGCTGAAGTCAGCGAGGTGGTCTGCGGGATGTGCGCCCTTGCGGTCGGGGCTATAATAATAAGCAGTGGCTCTGGGAGTTGGATCTTGATAGCCACTGCCATCGAAGACATAGACCCAGACCCTACCGGTTTTTGTCTTTCCTCGCCCAGGATCGAGAACATCAACCGGGGTATCGTCCGTATGTATTCGATCGACCGCGGCGATATGGGCTCTGATCAGCAAAATGAGGGGCGAAAGCAGAACGGACACACGGCCCATCCAGTCCGCCATCACGGACCGGGAGATGTCTATCCCCAGCCGGTCGTACATCTCGGATAGACGATAGAGCGGAATGTGGTCGTCGAATTTGGCGACCATGATATGGGCGAGCAAGCCCGGTCCGGGTTTGCCTCGCTCGATCGGCAAGGTCGGCATTTCGCCGGATACCGTCGTATCGCAGTCCT
The nucleotide sequence above comes from Ensifer adhaerens. Encoded proteins:
- the tnpC gene encoding IS66 family transposase, which gives rise to MKTTPLDSQDELAALRVLVAEQAAKLSEQEAEVGKRDSIISLLRAQLELLRHRQHGPSSEKIDRKIEQFELMLEEIEASRAEAEMRSGKAPLPELDDAPGKPKRRPLPDGLATEELVYAAPCRCPTCGGRSFLKAADKVVQVMEHVPASVKIVRHVEKRMICKDCDTTVSGEMPTLPIERGKPGPGLLAHIMVAKFDDHIPLYRLSEMYDRLGIDISRSVMADWMGRVSVLLSPLILLIRAHIAAVDRIHTDDTPVDVLDPGRGKTKTGRVWVYVFDGSGYQDPTPRATAYYYSPDRKGAHPADHLADFSGVMHADGYGGYKKLYGNQIIEAACMAHVRRKFHDVIKLKPSPIAGEALTHIGALYDIEDRIHGIPADERRALRQEHARPILRDLKVWIEDTLPTLPQKQKLAEAMRYALSRWDALSVYIDDGRVEIDNNIAERAMRPLGIGRKNWLFAGSDKGGERIANILTIIETAKLHGHNPEIYLTDVLTRIKDYPIDRLEDLLPWNMLPAGSALQKAV